AAAGTCAGATGATTGCTGTTGCATCACCAACCGCCCAGAAGAAGCTGCTAAAGCCGCCCCCACTGCCACATCTGCGGTATTGTTTTGTGACATAACTGTGCTAATCTCATTTGGAGTAAAAAAGCGAATAGGCACGTTGAAGGCGTTGGCAATTGCTTGTAAACTCAGATTGGCAGCATCAAGGGTGCTGGCGAAGACTCCAGCAACGGATGCTGGGGCTAACTCAGCATCAGCCAGCATTTGCTGCACTAGCGCGATTTCCTCGGAACCCCCTTTTGGATTGAGGAAGCTTACCCCAATTGCCACCGTTGCTGGATGATAAACCAAGCGAGTTGATCTGGAAACGACTTGCTTTTCTGTAACGTGTATAATTCTCTCTGCATCCTCGGCAATGGGTAACGAACTATTTCTTAACCAAGGTGCATCGCCCTCCAACCTCACGGAATTTCCCGCCAGCAAGTCAGACATGAAAGATTTAGCGTCATCGGGGTTCGCCAGACGATACCCTGGTGGAGGGTCTTCCAGTGCAATGCCAAAACGGATGTCACCCGTAGTTGTAATGGCAGGTTTGACATCCAGTACGCTGGCGATGTGGCGCGCTAAATTATTTACACCATTGAGTCCGCCCAAAAGTGGCACGACTGCACTACCATCCTCAGCAACTGCAATCACTGGCGGTTCCTGTCGCTTGTTAGCAAGCAATGGCGCGAGGGTTCTGATCAGAATACCTGTAGCACAAATGCCAATGATGGGTGTTCCACTAGCAAATAACTCCCGCAGTGTTGTTCCAAACTCAGTAAAAGTGACATCCACATCAGACGTGCGACCCGCCAGTCCGTATAACTGCGCTCCTGGTAGAACACTGGTAATTTTTTTTGCTACAGGGATGCTGTTCTGACCCAGCACCACAACAGCAAGTGCCATTTTTGACATCATAAATGACTCTTACTTGGAACCAGAACCATTGAAAAGTAAGGCACTTGGGCAGGATCAACGTCATCTAGAGGGATAATTCGTTGTGCCGCCATCGTTCCTCGCTCTATGTAACGCGCCCGTGAGGCAAGCCCTAGTTTATACAAAGCATCACGAACTTTCGTAAAATGCCGTTGCAGCTTAATAATCGCACCAGCATCAGCATTTAACAATTGTGCTTCCAAAACTTCAGCTGGCAGTGTAGCTGGCAGTACACTGAAAACATCGTTACGATAACTCAGGGGGACTCCAAGTGCCGAAGCACATCCCATCGGTGAAGAAACCCCTGGCACAACTTCTGTTTCAAACTGGTCAGACAGTCGTGTAAATACGTACATGAACGAGCCGTAAAACAACGGATCGCCCTCGCACAATACCACCACATCCCGTCCAGCGCCAAGATGTTCTGCAATCGGGGTGACAACTTGGTCATAAATCGGTTGCGCCGCATACGGATCAAGAGCACGCGGGAGATGATATTGTACCTCAATTTGATTGCCAGGCAGATATTGGGCTACGATACCTCTAGCAATACTCTCCTTATCTTCTGCCGATTGATAGGCAACGACTGGACAAGACCGTAATAACCGCAGTGCTTTTAGTGTTAAAAGTTCTGGATCACCCGGTCCCACTCCAACTCCGTAAAGACGACCTTTCGTCATCACTCTTCCTCCCTCGCTAAAGCGTTAACTGCGGCGGCGGCGATCGCACTCCCACCCCGCCGACCATGTAATGTTATAAATGGAACATCACGACTATCTGCTGCCAGTGCGGCTTTCGACTCTGCTGCCCCCACGAACCCCACAGGAAAACCCAAAATCAGCGCAGGTTTCGGAACCCCAGCATCCAGCATTTCCAATAACCGGAATAAAGCGGTGGGTGCATTACCAATTGCGACCACTGCCCCTTCTAACTTTGGTAGCCACAATTCCAAAGCAGCGGCAGAACGGGTGGTTCCCAGTTTTTGGGCAAGTTCTGGCACTTCGGGATCATTAAGGGTGCAAATCACGCAATTGTCTGCTGGCAGTCGCCGCCGCGTAATGCCTTCTGCGACCATCCGACAATCACATAGAATTGGTGCCCCTGCTGCTAAAACTGTACGCCCCGACACCACAGCTGTTGGTGAAGCTGTTATATCATCAACAATATCTGTCATGCCGCAAGCATGAATGAGACGCACGGCAACATGCGCCACATCAGGAGCAAGCACAGACAGATTTGCTTCTGAGCGAATAGTAGCAAAGGATTTGCGATATATTTCGTTACCATCTCGAATGTAGTCAATAGTCATTTGTTTAGTTGATAGTTGTTGGTTGATAGTTGATAGTTGATAGTTGTTAGTTTTTCTACTAACCACTAACTCCTATCCACTAACCACTAACCACTCTCCTTTTTCAAATAACCTTTGCAAGTCTGCAATAGCATATCGGTTGGCGAATTCTCCAAATGACTCATTAGAATTAGCACGTTTTGCCATATAAATTTGCAGCATTCGTTCTATCAATTGGGGCAATTCTGCAAATGGTATCCACTGGTAAAGTTCTCGTCCAAATTTTTCGTTGCTGTTACCGTCACCCACGTAGACTTTATAGCCTTCCACTGTTTCTGTTTGCCCCTCCTGTTCAATACTGACACCTAGTAGAGCGATATCGCTTGTGCTATGCTGGGCACAGGATTTTTGGCAACCTGTAAAGTGAATATTGACTGATTGGTTAAGGAGGACACTGCCGTGGGCTGGTTCCCCGACTTGAGGCAAGTGTCCGTTAGTTAGGCGGTTATCTAAATACTTAGCTAGTGCCAAGGCGTGACCTTTGGTATCCGTTGCTGAAGAGGCACATCCCGTATTCCCAGCGCAGGCGACTAGGGCGCTGCGAATGTTGGTTACAGACCAATGCAATCCTAAGTTTTCGATTATACTTTTTGTATGAGGAATCCACTGTTGAGGAATATCTGATATCAGCAGGTTTTGCCAAGGTGTCAGTCTAAGAGTGCCACTACCGTAGGTTTCAGCAATATCCGCTAATTTACGCATTTGCCAGGTTTCCAATTTACCAACGGGTATCACAACACCGATGTAGGATAGTCCTTTGAGTCGTTGGGGATGGACGCCTATGTGTTGGTATTTGGTAAAGACATTGCGTGCAACGTCTCTACATTCCCATCGCCTCCGCAGTAAATAGGGAAGACAACGCTCAATTTCTTGGAGAAATCTTTCAACGCCTAAGTTGTTCAAAACCTCCCAAAGACGCAATTGGTGAGATTTACGATTAGGAATGATTTTCCCAGTCCCTACAGTTAGATGCTGCAAATAGACTCTCGCCATTGTAGCCACAACCTCTAGACACTCCTCTGGTTTTAGCAGAATGCCTGTATCAATGAATGGTTCAAACAGTGATGCACCTAAATTCAGTTTGAGGCGGAAGTAAACGCTTGTATCATGCATAACAGCAGTCAAGACGATATCATTGAGGCGATCGCCTATCGACACAGAACCACCGCCATCAAAAGCAACACTGAATTTCGGTGAAAGTGGTGCTAGCTCCGCATGAGTTGTAATATAATTATCCAACTCGCGGATCAGCGCTCGAGTATCAATTAATTCGTATGGGTCGATGCCAGCTGTGGGACTACCCATGATGTTGCGGAGATGATCAACTTCTGGAATGGCTGAAGCTATGCCAATTTCCTGTAGGACTCTCAAAACATCAGCAGTCATTTCCTTGCGGATTTCACGGACTTGGAGGTTGGCACGATTGGTAACATTGACATACCCAGTCCCAAACTCATCAGCTAAGTCAGCTATGACACGACACTGCCCTCCTGACAGTATTCCTCCAGGTATGCGAATGCGAGATAATATACCATCTCGTGCGGACGTTTTATAAAAAAGACCAGGACAACTGACAAAATGACTCGGTAATGGCACGCCTGCAACTCCTTCCCTGTGCAACGCAGGGAGCAGATAATAACTGTGTCTACAAGACACCCTTGAAGTCAGCATTCTGACTAAACGAATTTGTTAGTTGTTGGTTGTTAGTTGTTAGTTGTTGGTTGTCTAATAACCACTACCCACTAACTACTACCCACTAACCACTACCA
The sequence above is a segment of the Mastigocladopsis repens PCC 10914 genome. Coding sequences within it:
- a CDS encoding precorrin-8X methylmutase → MTIDYIRDGNEIYRKSFATIRSEANLSVLAPDVAHVAVRLIHACGMTDIVDDITASPTAVVSGRTVLAAGAPILCDCRMVAEGITRRRLPADNCVICTLNDPEVPELAQKLGTTRSAAALELWLPKLEGAVVAIGNAPTALFRLLEMLDAGVPKPALILGFPVGFVGAAESKAALAADSRDVPFITLHGRRGGSAIAAAAVNALAREEE
- the cobJ gene encoding precorrin-3B C(17)-methyltransferase produces the protein MSKMALAVVVLGQNSIPVAKKITSVLPGAQLYGLAGRTSDVDVTFTEFGTTLRELFASGTPIIGICATGILIRTLAPLLANKRQEPPVIAVAEDGSAVVPLLGGLNGVNNLARHIASVLDVKPAITTTGDIRFGIALEDPPPGYRLANPDDAKSFMSDLLAGNSVRLEGDAPWLRNSSLPIAEDAERIIHVTEKQVVSRSTRLVYHPATVAIGVSFLNPKGGSEEIALVQQMLADAELAPASVAGVFASTLDAANLSLQAIANAFNVPIRFFTPNEISTVMSQNNTADVAVGAALAASSGRLVMQQQSSDFSCAIAIAPLPIDLSTTGKPRGRLAIIGTGPGGSDWMSPEVKEILRNATDLVGYSTYLELVGSLGNGKQRHESDNREEIARARMALDLAAEGRFVAVVSSGDPGIYAMAAAVFEVLEKEAKPQWQGIEIQVAPGISAMQAAAAKIGAPLGHDFCTISLSDILKPWSIIEQRITAAARADFVIAFYNPVSKQRTWQLTEAKNILLRHKHPETPVVLARNIGRNGEAVKVCTLEHLAPELADMRTVILVGSSKTRMIQRCDGSFWVYTPRRYDENQTL
- the cobG gene encoding precorrin-3B synthase, producing MPLPSHFVSCPGLFYKTSARDGILSRIRIPGGILSGGQCRVIADLADEFGTGYVNVTNRANLQVREIRKEMTADVLRVLQEIGIASAIPEVDHLRNIMGSPTAGIDPYELIDTRALIRELDNYITTHAELAPLSPKFSVAFDGGGSVSIGDRLNDIVLTAVMHDTSVYFRLKLNLGASLFEPFIDTGILLKPEECLEVVATMARVYLQHLTVGTGKIIPNRKSHQLRLWEVLNNLGVERFLQEIERCLPYLLRRRWECRDVARNVFTKYQHIGVHPQRLKGLSYIGVVIPVGKLETWQMRKLADIAETYGSGTLRLTPWQNLLISDIPQQWIPHTKSIIENLGLHWSVTNIRSALVACAGNTGCASSATDTKGHALALAKYLDNRLTNGHLPQVGEPAHGSVLLNQSVNIHFTGCQKSCAQHSTSDIALLGVSIEQEGQTETVEGYKVYVGDGNSNEKFGRELYQWIPFAELPQLIERMLQIYMAKRANSNESFGEFANRYAIADLQRLFEKGEWLVVSG
- a CDS encoding precorrin-2 C(20)-methyltransferase, whose protein sequence is MTKGRLYGVGVGPGDPELLTLKALRLLRSCPVVAYQSAEDKESIARGIVAQYLPGNQIEVQYHLPRALDPYAAQPIYDQVVTPIAEHLGAGRDVVVLCEGDPLFYGSFMYVFTRLSDQFETEVVPGVSSPMGCASALGVPLSYRNDVFSVLPATLPAEVLEAQLLNADAGAIIKLQRHFTKVRDALYKLGLASRARYIERGTMAAQRIIPLDDVDPAQVPYFSMVLVPSKSHL